A genomic region of Persephonella marina EX-H1 contains the following coding sequences:
- a CDS encoding sulfurtransferase TusA family protein — translation MAELENIKPDITHDATGTYCPIPITELAKVMRQAKKGQIVELLADDEGAIQDVPAWCETTGNEFLGYKEEDGVYIFYVKKTQD, via the coding sequence ATGGCTGAATTAGAAAACATAAAACCTGATATAACACATGATGCTACAGGAACATACTGCCCTATACCGATAACAGAGCTTGCAAAGGTGATGAGACAGGCAAAAAAAGGTCAGATTGTTGAGCTCTTGGCTGATGACGAAGGGGCAATTCAGGATGTACCGGCATGGTGTGAGACAACAGGTAATGAGTTTCTTGGATACAAAGAAGAAGATGGTGTATATATATTTTATGTAAAGAAAACACAGGACTGA